The following proteins come from a genomic window of Deinococcus sp. KSM4-11:
- a CDS encoding LacI family DNA-binding transcriptional regulator — protein MPTIKDVAAHAGVSPSTVHYALNGKRSISPAVRERVLASVEALDYSASAVAQRMREHRSYSLGLVAPALPASDAAMMELLTATAARTSSADHTLGIFLNQTPQQVLALLRGQYVDGVLLIETAHDDPRIEALRGSAHPFVLIGQTGDMTGLSSVDFDFEEAFYLAFDHLARLGHREIGFLVPPGAADDDQGERKENWYATRRGLYRAQQQHGFRVELEPAPLDIENGHRAALRLIERSPHLSAIVASGHTQVGVLRALYSKGLRVPDDCSVIGVTTAQIAEWTIPRLTSVDLPLAAMSVAATDLLLRKVNGEAVTEQLLLPAALVERESTAPPRRTP, from the coding sequence ATGCCCACGATCAAGGATGTCGCCGCCCACGCCGGAGTCTCACCCAGCACCGTCCACTACGCCCTGAACGGCAAACGCAGCATCTCGCCCGCCGTCCGCGAACGGGTATTGGCCTCTGTTGAGGCCCTGGACTACTCGGCCAGCGCCGTCGCTCAGCGCATGCGCGAGCACCGCTCGTACTCCCTGGGGCTGGTCGCTCCGGCCCTGCCCGCCAGCGACGCCGCCATGATGGAACTCCTGACCGCCACCGCCGCCCGCACCAGCAGCGCCGACCACACCCTGGGCATCTTCCTCAACCAGACGCCGCAGCAGGTGCTCGCCCTGCTGCGCGGCCAGTACGTCGACGGCGTGCTGCTGATCGAGACGGCCCACGACGATCCCCGCATCGAGGCCCTGCGCGGCAGCGCCCACCCCTTCGTGCTGATCGGACAGACCGGCGACATGACTGGTCTCAGTTCCGTGGACTTCGACTTCGAGGAGGCCTTCTACCTCGCCTTCGATCACCTCGCGCGCCTCGGCCACCGCGAGATCGGCTTTCTGGTGCCGCCCGGCGCGGCCGACGACGACCAGGGCGAGCGCAAGGAGAACTGGTACGCCACCCGGCGCGGTCTGTACCGCGCCCAGCAGCAGCACGGCTTCCGGGTCGAGCTTGAACCGGCCCCCCTCGACATCGAGAACGGCCACCGCGCCGCCCTGCGCCTGATCGAACGGTCTCCGCACCTGAGCGCGATTGTGGCCTCCGGGCACACGCAGGTCGGCGTGCTGCGCGCGCTGTATTCCAAGGGCCTGCGCGTCCCGGACGACTGTTCCGTCATCGGGGTCACCACGGCCCAGATTGCCGAGTGGACGATTCCGCGCCTCACCAGCGTCGATCTGCCGCTGGCCGCCATGAGCGTCGCCGCGACCGACCTGCTGCTGCGCAAGGTGAACGGCGAGGCCGTCACCGAACAGCTGCTGCTTCCCGCCGCGCTGGTCGAACGCGAAAGTACTGCTCCCCCCCGGAGGACGCCATGA
- a CDS encoding SDR family NAD(P)-dependent oxidoreductase encodes MNIDLRGHTALVTGGSGQLGRVMCRTLATCGADIAIHYHRNAAQAHALQAELTALGVRAHAVQADVTDETSVLGMRDAVQAVLGSPDIIVNNAVAQYAWTTVLEQPLEDFDSQYRTTVLHAVLMARAFVPAMTLRGGGRVIAINTECAMQAAPTQSAYVAGKRGLDGVMRVLAREVGEHQITVNQVAPGWMVSEDHPADGSDAQAAYARNVPLRRRGTDQDVANLVAFLASDLAAFISGQYISVSGGNVMPTI; translated from the coding sequence ATGAACATCGATCTACGCGGACACACAGCGCTCGTGACCGGCGGCAGCGGACAGCTCGGCCGCGTCATGTGCCGCACCCTGGCCACCTGCGGCGCGGACATCGCCATCCACTACCACCGGAACGCCGCGCAGGCACACGCCCTCCAGGCGGAGCTCACGGCGCTGGGGGTGCGCGCCCACGCCGTCCAGGCCGACGTGACCGACGAAACAAGCGTGCTGGGGATGCGCGACGCTGTTCAGGCCGTCCTGGGTTCCCCGGACATCATCGTGAACAACGCCGTGGCGCAGTATGCCTGGACGACGGTTCTCGAGCAGCCCCTGGAGGACTTCGACAGCCAGTACCGCACGACTGTTCTGCACGCCGTCCTGATGGCCCGTGCCTTCGTCCCGGCCATGACTCTGCGCGGCGGTGGGCGCGTGATCGCCATCAATACCGAGTGCGCCATGCAGGCCGCGCCCACACAGAGTGCCTACGTGGCTGGCAAGCGCGGCCTGGACGGCGTGATGCGCGTGCTGGCGCGCGAGGTCGGGGAGCACCAGATCACCGTGAACCAGGTCGCGCCCGGCTGGATGGTCAGCGAGGATCACCCCGCCGACGGCAGCGACGCCCAGGCCGCCTACGCCAGGAACGTGCCCCTGCGCCGGCGCGGCACCGACCAGGACGTCGCCAACCTCGTCGCGTTCCTCGCCTCGGATCTCGCGGCCTTCATCAGCGGGCAGTACATCTCCGTCAGCGGCGGCAACGTCATGCCGACCATCTGA
- a CDS encoding DMT family transporter, translating into MAEPATPTLALEPGLPAPDAAPTAAPNRPLFGVALSVVAVLLFASMDTITKVLTASHHYPVPLVAWARYTVQLVLMTALLAPRQGRDLLIPSRPIPVIVRSFSLVAATLFMGLALRRLPLAEAEAIVFTSPMLVVLLAAPLLGEKLSAGRAVLAAVGFTGVLLIARPTGHLDGLGVLFALGCAVVTTAYNLMSRTLRAERPLTLLFNSALVGAVAFGILTPFSWSGDALSWSLILMFLALGLLAGVGHFLLTLSYRYAPASAIAPVSYLQLFWAGVLGVLVFGHVPDPLALLGMGIIAASGIATVVSGGRSPKAVPAVRA; encoded by the coding sequence ATGGCTGAGCCGGCCACGCCGACCCTCGCGCTGGAACCGGGCCTGCCCGCGCCGGACGCCGCGCCGACGGCGGCTCCCAACCGGCCCCTGTTCGGGGTGGCGCTGTCGGTGGTCGCCGTGCTGCTGTTTGCCAGCATGGACACCATCACCAAGGTGCTCACGGCCAGCCACCACTACCCGGTGCCGCTGGTCGCGTGGGCGCGGTACACCGTGCAGCTGGTGCTGATGACGGCGCTGCTCGCCCCCCGGCAGGGCCGTGACCTCCTGATCCCAAGCCGGCCAATACCGGTGATCGTGCGCTCGTTCAGTCTGGTCGCCGCAACCCTCTTCATGGGCCTGGCCCTGCGCCGGCTCCCGCTGGCCGAGGCGGAGGCCATCGTGTTCACCTCGCCGATGCTCGTCGTGCTGCTGGCCGCGCCGCTGCTGGGCGAGAAGCTCTCGGCCGGGCGCGCGGTGCTGGCCGCCGTGGGCTTCACGGGCGTGCTGCTGATCGCGCGGCCCACCGGGCACCTGGACGGACTGGGCGTACTGTTCGCGCTGGGCTGCGCCGTCGTGACCACCGCGTACAACCTGATGTCCCGCACGCTGCGCGCCGAGCGGCCCCTGACGCTGCTGTTCAACTCCGCCCTGGTCGGCGCGGTGGCCTTCGGCATCCTCACGCCGTTCTCCTGGAGTGGCGACGCCCTGTCGTGGAGTCTGATCCTGATGTTCCTGGCGCTGGGCCTGCTGGCCGGCGTGGGGCACTTCCTGCTCACGCTCAGCTACCGGTACGCGCCCGCGTCGGCCATCGCGCCGGTCTCGTACCTTCAGCTGTTCTGGGCGGGCGTGCTGGGCGTCCTGGTCTTCGGGCACGTGCCCGACCCCCTGGCCCTGCTCGGGATGGGGATCATCGCGGCCTCCGGCATCGCCACCGTCGTGTCCGGCGGACGGTCGCCCAAGGCCGTGCCCGCCGTGCGCGCCTGA
- a CDS encoding aldo/keto reductase, whose amino-acid sequence MTPTTILPTRYLRDLSVSALGLGCMGMAQSYGAADDRENRRTLDRALELGVTFYDTADAYGNGSNEELLGGWLQGKRERVILATKFGIVRRTEPGLHVNGRPEYVRQAVEASLKRLNTEYIDLYYLHRVDPQTPIEDTVGAMAQLVQEGKVRALGLSEAGSDTLRRASAIHPISAVQSEYSLWTRDPEDGVLATCRELGIGFVPYSPLGRGFLSGTVTSPDDLEPGDMRRNHPRFQGENFQKNLDVVTEIRRIAAEKGVTPSQLALAWVLAQGQDIVPIPGTKRVGYLEENLGALDVILTPDDLARIDAAFPPGLAQGTRQPASGMGLLNG is encoded by the coding sequence ATGACCCCGACCACGATCCTGCCCACCCGCTACCTGCGCGACCTGAGCGTGTCGGCCCTCGGCCTGGGCTGCATGGGCATGGCGCAGTCCTACGGCGCGGCCGACGACCGCGAGAACCGGCGCACCCTCGACCGCGCCCTGGAGCTGGGCGTCACCTTCTACGACACCGCCGACGCCTACGGCAACGGCAGCAACGAGGAGCTGCTGGGCGGCTGGCTGCAGGGCAAGCGTGAGCGCGTGATCCTGGCGACCAAGTTCGGGATCGTGCGCCGCACCGAACCGGGCCTGCACGTCAATGGCCGGCCTGAGTACGTGCGGCAGGCCGTGGAGGCCAGCCTGAAACGCCTGAACACCGAGTACATCGACCTCTATTACCTGCACCGGGTCGATCCGCAGACGCCCATCGAGGACACCGTCGGGGCGATGGCCCAGCTCGTGCAGGAGGGCAAAGTACGCGCCCTGGGCCTCTCGGAGGCTGGGAGCGACACCCTGCGCCGGGCCAGCGCCATCCACCCCATCAGCGCGGTACAGAGCGAGTATTCCCTGTGGACGCGCGACCCGGAAGACGGCGTGCTCGCCACCTGCCGCGAGCTGGGCATCGGCTTCGTGCCGTACAGCCCGCTGGGGCGCGGCTTCCTGAGCGGCACTGTGACGTCCCCGGACGATCTGGAACCGGGCGACATGCGGCGCAACCACCCGCGCTTCCAGGGGGAGAACTTTCAGAAGAACCTCGACGTGGTCACGGAGATCAGGCGGATTGCGGCCGAGAAGGGCGTCACACCCTCGCAACTGGCCCTCGCGTGGGTGCTCGCCCAGGGGCAGGACATCGTGCCGATTCCCGGCACCAAGCGCGTGGGCTACCTCGAGGAGAACCTCGGGGCGCTCGACGTGATCCTCACGCCAGACGACCTCGCGCGCATCGATGCGGCCTTTCCGCCCGGACTGGCGCAGGGCACCCGGCAGCCCGCGAGTGGCATGGGCCTGCTGAATGGCTGA
- a CDS encoding carboxymuconolactone decarboxylase family protein, with product MLFGDVWARPGLSRRDRSLITVAALVALNRPEQLRSHLALGLGNGLTPEEIGEAITHLAFYAGWPSAMTAAPVARDVFAQQEKK from the coding sequence GTGCTGTTTGGCGACGTCTGGGCCCGTCCCGGCCTGTCGCGCCGCGACCGCAGCCTGATCACGGTGGCCGCCCTGGTCGCCCTGAACCGCCCCGAGCAGCTCCGCTCGCATCTCGCCCTCGGCCTCGGGAACGGCCTGACGCCGGAGGAGATCGGTGAGGCCATCACGCACCTCGCGTTCTACGCCGGCTGGCCCAGCGCCATGACCGCCGCGCCCGTCGCCCGTGACGTGTTCGCCCAACAGGAGAAGAAATGA
- a CDS encoding AraC family transcriptional regulator encodes MSRESEFRPILSASPHRAPERAELLDLAALLGVYAPYDGSHALRVPNAYAVRSSRMNAELFHSVYQPSVCIVAQGTKTVFLGPNIYEYDAQRLLVFSLELPMASQVTQASAAEPYLCLKLNFDPAQVARLSGLVYPHGLPPIRENRGVYVGDSTAGIVATATRLLTLMADEGDATLIGPLVVEELIIRLLRSSVGGRIAQIGHEESTVQRVAKAVDWVRAHFDQPMDVPVLAEMVHMSPSTFHEHFKSVTSLSPLQFQKALRLREARRLMLTGRVDATTASRQVGYASASQFTREYGRLFGLAPSRDIAQLREHGPVSSAAN; translated from the coding sequence ATGTCGCGTGAATCCGAATTCCGGCCCATTCTCTCTGCCAGCCCCCACCGCGCGCCGGAGCGGGCAGAGCTGCTTGATCTCGCGGCGCTGCTGGGCGTGTACGCGCCCTACGACGGCAGCCACGCCCTGCGCGTGCCGAACGCGTATGCGGTGCGGTCCTCACGCATGAACGCGGAACTGTTCCACAGCGTGTATCAGCCGTCCGTGTGCATCGTCGCCCAGGGCACCAAAACCGTGTTCCTCGGGCCGAACATCTATGAATACGACGCGCAGCGGCTGCTGGTCTTCTCGCTGGAACTGCCGATGGCGTCGCAGGTCACGCAGGCGAGCGCGGCCGAGCCGTACCTGTGCCTGAAACTGAACTTCGACCCGGCGCAGGTCGCGCGGCTCAGCGGGCTGGTGTATCCCCACGGCCTGCCACCCATCCGTGAAAACCGGGGCGTTTACGTGGGCGACAGCACCGCCGGCATCGTGGCCACCGCCACCCGCCTGCTTACCCTGATGGCCGATGAGGGCGACGCCACCCTGATCGGACCGCTGGTCGTGGAGGAACTGATCATCCGGCTGCTGCGCAGCAGCGTGGGGGGCCGCATCGCGCAGATCGGGCACGAGGAATCGACCGTGCAGCGCGTGGCGAAGGCCGTGGACTGGGTGCGGGCGCATTTCGATCAGCCCATGGACGTGCCCGTGCTGGCGGAGATGGTGCACATGAGCCCGTCGACCTTCCACGAGCACTTCAAGTCCGTGACCAGCCTGAGCCCGCTGCAGTTCCAGAAAGCGCTGCGGCTCCGCGAGGCCCGCCGCCTGATGCTGACCGGACGGGTGGACGCCACGACCGCCAGCCGCCAAGTGGGGTACGCCAGCGCGTCGCAGTTCACCCGCGAGTACGGCCGCCTGTTCGGCCTCGCGCCCTCCCGGGACATCGCCCAGCTGCGCGAGCACGGCCCGGTGTCGAGTGCGGCGAACTGA
- a CDS encoding aldo/keto reductase family oxidoreductase: MRSIKLGTSDLDVPVIAVGCMRINTLDKAGAERFVAASLEQGANFFDHADIYGKGACEEIFADAVHMSSSVREGLILQSKCGIRPGQFDFSKEHILEAVDGILGRLKTDYLDILLLHRPDALVEPDEVAAAFDELEQAGKVRHFGVSNQTPNQIELLKKSVKQPIVANQLQLSITNATMITRGFNVNMENAEAVDRDGGILDYCRLHDITVQPWSPFQFGFFEGVFLDNAKFPELNAKIDEVAAKHGVSNTTIAIAWLLRHPAHMQPVTGTMNVQRLQDCCKAADVTLSREDWYGILLAAGNTLP; encoded by the coding sequence ATGCGGAGCATCAAATTAGGAACGAGTGACCTCGACGTCCCCGTGATCGCGGTGGGCTGCATGCGGATCAACACGCTGGACAAGGCCGGCGCCGAGCGCTTCGTGGCCGCGTCGCTGGAGCAGGGTGCGAACTTCTTCGACCACGCCGACATCTACGGCAAGGGAGCGTGCGAGGAGATCTTCGCGGACGCCGTGCACATGAGTTCCAGCGTGCGCGAGGGCCTGATCCTGCAGAGCAAGTGCGGTATCCGACCTGGCCAGTTCGATTTCAGCAAGGAGCACATCCTGGAGGCCGTGGACGGCATCCTTGGCCGCCTGAAAACCGACTACCTGGACATCCTGCTGCTGCACCGCCCAGACGCGCTCGTCGAGCCCGACGAGGTCGCCGCCGCCTTCGACGAGCTGGAACAGGCAGGCAAGGTGCGGCACTTCGGCGTGTCGAACCAGACGCCGAACCAGATAGAACTGCTGAAAAAGAGCGTGAAGCAGCCCATCGTCGCCAACCAGCTCCAGCTGAGCATCACCAACGCCACCATGATCACCCGCGGCTTCAACGTGAACATGGAAAATGCCGAGGCCGTGGATCGGGACGGCGGCATTCTCGATTACTGCCGCCTGCACGACATCACCGTCCAGCCGTGGTCGCCCTTCCAGTTCGGCTTCTTCGAGGGCGTGTTCCTCGACAACGCGAAGTTCCCCGAACTGAACGCGAAGATCGACGAGGTCGCCGCGAAGCACGGCGTGAGCAACACGACCATCGCCATCGCGTGGCTGCTCCGTCACCCGGCACACATGCAGCCCGTGACGGGCACCATGAACGTGCAGCGTCTGCAGGACTGCTGCAAGGCCGCGGACGTGACCCTGTCCCGCGAAGACTGGTACGGCATCCTGCTGGCCGCCGGAAACACGCTGCCCTGA
- a CDS encoding aldo/keto reductase codes for MDYRQLGRTGLKVSPLCLGTMNFGPETSEADAHRILDEALDAGVNFIDTANVYGRTLGEGVTEQIVGRWLDADPSRRGKVVLATKVYGKMGEGPNDQKLSAYHIRRACEDSLRRLKTDHIDLYQMHHIDRATPWDEIWQAMERLVQDGSVVYVGSSNFAGWNIAQANTVAAQRHFLGLVSEQSLYNLNARMVELEVLPACRAFGVGVIPWSPLGGGLLGGVLQKIEGGRRASEGMQKTIEKYRAPLERYETLCRDLGHEPADVALAWLLHQDGVTAPIVGPRTSEQLAGALRALDITLDETTLKALDEIWPGPGGQAPEAYAW; via the coding sequence ATGGACTACCGTCAACTCGGCCGCACCGGCCTCAAGGTCAGCCCGCTGTGCCTCGGCACCATGAACTTCGGGCCGGAAACCAGCGAAGCCGATGCCCACCGCATCCTGGACGAGGCCCTGGACGCGGGCGTCAACTTCATCGACACCGCCAACGTCTACGGACGCACCCTGGGCGAGGGCGTTACCGAGCAGATCGTGGGGCGCTGGCTCGACGCCGACCCGTCCCGCCGCGGCAAGGTCGTGCTGGCCACCAAGGTGTACGGCAAGATGGGTGAGGGCCCCAACGACCAGAAGCTCAGCGCGTACCACATCCGCCGGGCCTGCGAGGACAGCCTGCGCCGCCTCAAGACCGACCACATCGACCTGTACCAGATGCACCACATCGACCGCGCCACGCCCTGGGACGAGATCTGGCAGGCCATGGAGCGCCTCGTGCAGGACGGTTCGGTGGTGTACGTGGGCAGCAGCAACTTCGCCGGGTGGAACATCGCGCAGGCGAACACCGTGGCGGCGCAGCGGCATTTCCTGGGCCTGGTGTCCGAGCAGAGCCTGTACAACCTGAACGCCCGCATGGTCGAACTGGAGGTGCTGCCGGCCTGCCGCGCGTTCGGCGTGGGCGTGATTCCCTGGAGTCCGCTGGGCGGCGGCCTGCTGGGCGGCGTGCTCCAGAAGATCGAGGGAGGCCGCCGGGCCAGCGAGGGGATGCAGAAGACCATCGAGAAGTACCGTGCGCCGCTCGAACGCTATGAGACGCTGTGCCGGGATCTGGGGCATGAGCCGGCCGACGTGGCCCTGGCCTGGCTGTTGCACCAGGACGGCGTGACCGCGCCGATCGTCGGTCCGCGCACATCCGAGCAGCTGGCTGGCGCCCTGCGGGCCCTGGACATCACCCTGGACGAAACCACGTTGAAGGCCCTGGACGAGATCTGGCCCGGCCCCGGCGGTCAGGCCCCCGAAGCGTACGCCTGGTAA
- a CDS encoding beta-N-acetylglucosaminidase domain-containing protein codes for MKLLGVIEGFYGPPWTVAQRERLFSRMAGWGMETYLYAPKDDPWHRQHWREPYPAAQAQALSDLAAAARSQGVRVVYALSPGLDLDWSSAEDRAALSGKFLQVAALGITDFALLFDDIPYSDDRAAQARVQVEAAHVVVDSLWPQGQAGLFLFCPTEYCGDRAVPSVPESPYLHALGRGLRDGIEVFWTGPQVVSPTISVESILEVNAVLRRPALLWDNLHASDYTLHRLHLGPYAGRPLALRDHLAGILSNPNTPLEPNTPGLHSLAEYAHAPADWTPTDSLERALVAWLPDFGARPDDMDLLPGLRVLADSLYLPGELGPRAQALLEAAQALTVGATAHDHTTLAQELREAASALARVLRALEAGRNRDLLFDLHPFLADLIQELHRLSAPVLGAGVDDPAEFTYRGSLGDRLLALDAALLRKP; via the coding sequence ATGAAGCTTCTCGGCGTCATTGAGGGCTTCTATGGGCCTCCGTGGACGGTCGCGCAGCGTGAACGCCTGTTCAGCCGCATGGCGGGGTGGGGCATGGAGACGTACCTGTACGCGCCAAAGGACGATCCCTGGCACCGGCAACACTGGCGCGAGCCCTACCCGGCCGCGCAGGCGCAGGCGCTGTCCGACCTGGCCGCCGCCGCCCGCTCGCAGGGCGTGCGGGTCGTGTACGCGCTGTCGCCGGGTCTCGATCTGGACTGGTCGTCCGCCGAAGACCGCGCGGCCCTGTCCGGTAAGTTCTTGCAGGTCGCCGCGCTTGGCATCACCGATTTCGCCCTGCTGTTCGATGACATTCCCTACAGCGATGATCGCGCCGCACAGGCCCGCGTGCAGGTGGAGGCCGCTCACGTGGTCGTGGACTCGCTCTGGCCACAGGGGCAGGCCGGCCTCTTCCTGTTCTGCCCGACGGAATACTGCGGTGACCGTGCGGTGCCGTCGGTGCCGGAATCCCCATACCTGCACGCGCTGGGTCGCGGCCTGCGCGACGGCATCGAGGTGTTCTGGACGGGGCCGCAGGTCGTTTCCCCCACGATCAGCGTGGAGAGCATTCTGGAAGTGAACGCGGTGCTGCGCCGCCCCGCGCTGCTGTGGGACAACCTGCACGCCAGCGATTACACCCTGCACCGCCTGCACCTCGGGCCGTACGCGGGCCGCCCCCTGGCCCTGCGCGACCACCTGGCCGGCATCCTCAGCAATCCAAACACGCCCCTCGAACCGAATACGCCGGGCCTGCACAGCCTCGCCGAGTATGCCCACGCGCCGGCGGACTGGACGCCGACCGACTCGCTGGAACGCGCGCTGGTCGCGTGGCTCCCGGACTTCGGCGCCCGGCCGGACGACATGGATCTGCTGCCCGGCCTGCGTGTCCTGGCCGACTCGCTGTACCTGCCAGGCGAACTCGGGCCACGGGCGCAGGCGCTGCTGGAGGCCGCCCAGGCCCTCACGGTGGGCGCCACGGCACATGACCACACGACATTGGCCCAGGAACTCCGGGAGGCCGCGTCGGCCCTGGCGCGCGTGCTGCGTGCCCTCGAAGCGGGCCGCAACCGCGATCTGCTGTTCGATCTCCACCCGTTCCTGGCCGACCTGATCCAGGAACTTCATCGCCTCAGTGCCCCCGTGCTGGGCGCGGGCGTGGATGACCCCGCCGAGTTCACGTACCGGGGATCGCTGGGCGACCGGCTCCTCGCGCTGGACGCTGCTCTGCTCAGGAAACCGTAA
- a CDS encoding bifunctional diguanylate cyclase/phosphodiesterase, translating to MVASARPSRLGPALAAAVAVHMLFELLPHPGEIGLWLADLLSIPAYLLAGVACLHTARQGTVELRIAWRAFGVGLLAYAGGNMLWTYLELVRHVQPFPSVADLLYLSLPVAFMAGFLKLPRRGAARLWGLTLGLDMALVLGCAALYFWHFLGSVTLRIYAGQPLEGTVALAYPALDLALLAMALVLAVQGGGLPRRPGLLLALGMVSQVVADSVFAFLTARDAYASAAFTDSFWSLAAALIGAAALEARHPSAQEGGVPPGTRWWTLAPFLAVISTTGLQLFTLAGQETGSTAVLLGGGLLTLLVVARQALSVQENARLAAALRDSSEKLELRVAQRTQELSVKGHALDRANEDLRALSRELEAKVIQRTAALAASHAQLSHQAQHDALTGLPNRVLFEDRLAQATHHAARYGGLLAVIFIDLDGFKYVNDTLGHLAGDDVLREVGRRLTDVVRAADTVARLGGDEFVILLTEVGQVADVRMVTHRLLDQITVPILAAGQDVRITASMGVSLSPADGDTPHTLLMNADVAMYDAKQQGKNAVRFYAPSMNAAAQRRSNVERRLRGALARHEFTLHYQPQHDARGTLRGFEALLRWTDPDLGTVSPAEFIPIAEHAGLIVPIGAWVLDEALRQLAEWQGEGLPPVRMAINVSPAQFAREEFVTSVVDTLARHGLNAQWLELELTEQLVVQDIQATAAKMAALSALGVRVAIDDFGAGHSALIYLMRLPVTMLKIDRAFIHDLGRVEGATRIVGAITALAHALGLEVVAEGVETERQLQEVRALGCEFTQGYLLGRPRPAAQARASLADLAQHHRRPVVSPDMALDRAHR from the coding sequence ATGGTCGCCTCCGCCCGCCCCTCCAGACTCGGACCTGCGCTCGCCGCAGCGGTCGCCGTGCACATGCTGTTCGAGCTGCTGCCGCACCCCGGCGAGATCGGCCTGTGGCTGGCCGATCTGCTGAGTATTCCCGCCTACCTCCTGGCGGGCGTGGCCTGCCTGCACACGGCCCGACAGGGCACCGTGGAGCTGCGGATCGCCTGGCGCGCCTTCGGCGTTGGCCTTCTCGCCTACGCCGGTGGGAACATGCTGTGGACGTACCTGGAACTCGTCCGGCATGTCCAGCCTTTCCCGTCCGTGGCCGATCTGCTGTACCTGAGTCTGCCGGTGGCCTTCATGGCCGGGTTCCTGAAATTGCCCCGGCGTGGTGCGGCCAGACTCTGGGGCCTGACCCTGGGCCTCGACATGGCCCTGGTGCTGGGCTGCGCGGCCCTGTACTTCTGGCATTTTCTGGGCTCGGTCACCCTCAGGATCTACGCCGGACAGCCCCTTGAGGGCACCGTGGCCCTCGCTTACCCGGCCCTCGACCTGGCGCTCCTGGCCATGGCGCTCGTGCTGGCCGTCCAGGGCGGCGGCCTGCCCCGGCGTCCCGGCCTCCTGCTGGCCCTCGGTATGGTCAGCCAGGTCGTTGCCGACAGCGTGTTCGCCTTTCTGACCGCCCGGGATGCCTACGCCTCCGCCGCGTTCACCGACAGCTTCTGGTCGCTGGCGGCCGCCCTGATTGGCGCCGCCGCCCTGGAGGCCCGTCACCCGTCGGCCCAGGAAGGTGGCGTGCCCCCTGGAACGCGCTGGTGGACGCTCGCTCCGTTTCTGGCGGTGATCTCCACGACCGGCCTGCAACTCTTCACGCTGGCGGGACAGGAAACTGGATCGACCGCCGTGCTGCTGGGCGGCGGCCTGTTGACCCTGCTGGTCGTGGCCCGCCAGGCCCTGAGTGTCCAGGAGAACGCACGGCTCGCGGCGGCGCTGCGGGACTCGTCCGAGAAGCTGGAACTCCGGGTCGCCCAGCGCACCCAGGAGTTGAGCGTGAAGGGACACGCGTTGGACCGGGCAAACGAGGATCTGCGCGCCCTCTCCCGCGAACTGGAGGCCAAGGTCATCCAACGGACGGCCGCGCTCGCGGCCAGCCACGCGCAGCTCTCGCATCAGGCGCAGCACGACGCGCTGACCGGCCTGCCCAACCGCGTCCTGTTCGAGGATCGCCTTGCGCAGGCGACCCACCACGCCGCGCGGTACGGCGGCCTGCTGGCGGTCATCTTCATCGACCTGGACGGTTTTAAGTATGTGAATGACACGCTCGGGCACCTCGCTGGTGATGACGTGCTGCGCGAGGTCGGGCGGCGCCTGACGGACGTCGTCCGGGCGGCCGACACGGTCGCCCGGCTGGGCGGCGATGAATTCGTGATCCTGCTCACCGAGGTCGGGCAGGTGGCCGACGTGCGGATGGTCACGCACCGGCTGCTCGACCAGATCACCGTTCCGATCTTGGCCGCCGGACAGGACGTCCGGATCACAGCGTCGATGGGCGTCAGCCTCTCGCCCGCTGACGGCGACACCCCGCACACCCTGCTGATGAATGCGGACGTCGCGATGTACGACGCCAAGCAGCAGGGCAAGAACGCCGTTCGCTTCTATGCGCCCAGCATGAACGCGGCGGCCCAGCGCCGATCCAACGTCGAGCGGCGCCTGCGGGGGGCCCTGGCTCGCCACGAGTTCACGTTGCATTACCAGCCCCAGCACGACGCGCGTGGCACGCTACGTGGGTTCGAGGCCCTGCTGCGCTGGACCGATCCTGACCTGGGCACCGTCTCCCCTGCCGAGTTCATCCCCATCGCAGAACACGCGGGCCTGATCGTCCCCATCGGCGCGTGGGTGCTCGACGAGGCCCTCCGGCAGCTCGCCGAGTGGCAGGGGGAGGGCCTGCCGCCCGTACGGATGGCGATCAATGTCTCGCCCGCCCAGTTCGCCCGTGAGGAGTTCGTGACCTCGGTCGTCGATACGCTGGCCCGGCATGGCCTGAACGCCCAGTGGCTGGAGCTGGAACTCACGGAACAGCTGGTCGTGCAGGATATCCAGGCGACGGCGGCCAAGATGGCTGCCCTCAGCGCCCTGGGTGTCCGGGTGGCCATCGATGACTTCGGGGCGGGCCACTCGGCCCTGATTTATCTGATGCGCCTGCCCGTGACCATGCTGAAAATCGACCGGGCCTTCATCCATGATCTGGGACGCGTCGAGGGCGCAACGCGCATTGTCGGCGCCATCACCGCGCTCGCGCACGCCCTCGGCCTCGAGGTCGTGGCCGAGGGGGTTGAGACGGAGCGGCAGCTCCAGGAAGTCCGGGCGCTGGGGTGCGAATTCACGCAGGGCTACCTGCTCGGCCGGCCCAGGCCCGCCGCCCAGGCCCGCGCCAGCCTGGCCGACCTGGCGCAGCACCACCGTCGTCCCGTGGTCAGCCCGGACATGGCGCTGGACCGGGCGCATCGGTAA